The Brasilonema sennae CENA114 genome includes a region encoding these proteins:
- a CDS encoding NAD(P)H-hydrate dehydratase produces the protein MKDRQEKIAQVIVTAQQMHDIEERIFTAGMPVVALMEKVAGLIARRIQDIYLLSCQQENKGKASLSPSLPPSRVGILTGPGHNGGDALVVARELYFRGYEVLIYCPFSKLKELTSQHLQYNRSLGLPCYDSIEPLQDCDLLIDGLFGFGLERTLTDPVASAINQLNEWDKPIISIDLPSGLHTDTGEVLGTAVRATHTLCLGLWKQGLLQDQALDYVGKAELIDFDIPLADIQVVLENSPSTKRITKTTALSTLPLPRPPVTHKYKEGHLLLICGSRRYSGGAILTGLGARASGVGMLSIAVPESLKSIMVAQLPEALIIGCPETESGAIAQLQLPAKTDLNSFSAIACGPGLTRDASPILQEVLDSISPLLLDADGLNILAEMGTINTLQKRQNSTVLTPHTGEFKRLFPEIADANQHRVKATREAAAQSGAVVLLKGARTVIANSQGTVWINPESTPALARGGSGDVLTGLIGGLLAQASSKKISVEEIVATGAWWHSQAAILAAQERTELGVDAHTLTNYLIAVLVSTSNKK, from the coding sequence ATGAAAGACAGGCAAGAAAAAATTGCACAAGTCATCGTCACCGCACAGCAAATGCACGATATCGAAGAGCGTATTTTTACAGCGGGAATGCCTGTGGTAGCTTTGATGGAAAAAGTGGCAGGACTTATTGCCCGTCGTATTCAGGATATTTACCTCCTGTCTTGCCAACAAGAAAACAAAGGGAAAGCTTCTTTATCTCCCTCACTCCCTCCCTCCCGCGTAGGAATTCTCACAGGTCCTGGTCATAATGGTGGTGATGCTTTGGTTGTTGCCCGAGAGTTATACTTTCGTGGCTATGAAGTCTTGATATATTGCCCTTTCTCTAAACTAAAAGAATTAACTTCGCAACACTTGCAGTATAATAGAAGTCTGGGTTTACCGTGTTATGACTCGATTGAACCACTGCAAGATTGTGATTTATTGATTGATGGGTTGTTTGGATTTGGCTTAGAAAGAACGCTCACAGATCCAGTCGCTAGCGCTATCAATCAGCTGAATGAATGGGACAAACCGATTATTAGTATCGATTTACCTTCGGGGTTGCACACAGATACTGGTGAAGTTTTAGGAACTGCGGTACGTGCTACGCACACGTTGTGCTTAGGTTTGTGGAAGCAGGGTTTATTGCAAGACCAAGCTCTCGATTATGTCGGTAAAGCTGAGTTAATAGATTTTGACATTCCCTTGGCTGATATACAAGTGGTACTGGAAAATTCACCAAGTACTAAACGCATCACAAAAACAACAGCCCTCTCCACTCTGCCTTTACCCCGTCCGCCAGTTACGCATAAATATAAGGAAGGACATTTGCTGTTGATTTGTGGTTCGCGTCGGTATTCGGGAGGAGCAATCTTAACTGGGTTGGGTGCGCGAGCAAGTGGTGTCGGTATGCTCTCAATTGCTGTACCAGAATCTCTCAAATCAATCATGGTGGCGCAGTTACCTGAAGCTTTGATTATTGGTTGTCCGGAAACAGAATCTGGGGCGATAGCCCAACTGCAACTCCCAGCCAAAACAGATTTGAATTCATTTAGTGCGATCGCCTGTGGTCCCGGCTTAACCCGAGATGCCAGCCCTATCTTACAAGAAGTATTAGATAGCATTAGCCCCTTACTTCTAGATGCTGACGGTTTGAATATCTTGGCTGAAATGGGAACCATCAATACGTTACAAAAACGACAAAATAGTACCGTACTAACACCACACACTGGTGAATTCAAGCGATTGTTTCCTGAAATTGCTGATGCTAATCAGCACAGGGTGAAAGCAACGCGGGAAGCGGCGGCGCAAAGTGGTGCAGTGGTGTTATTGAAAGGTGCAAGGACTGTTATTGCCAACTCCCAAGGAACCGTCTGGATTAATCCCGAAAGTACCCCAGCCTTGGCGCGTGGTGGTAGTGGGGATGTCTTAACTGGGTTGATTGGCGGATTATTGGCGCAAGCTTCTTCTAAAAAGATTTCTGTAGAGGAGATTGTTGCAACTGGTGCTTGGTGGCATTCTCAAGCAGCAATTTTAGCAGCACAAGAGCGGACAGAATTGGGAGTAGATGCCCATACTCTGACGAATTATCTTATTGCTGTTTTGGTATCTACTTCCAATAAAAAATGA